Below is a genomic region from Streptomyces sp. RPA4-2.
GCGGAGAGGTCATCGAGGCGGCCTGACCCGCTCCACTCCGCGGGACGTCGTGCTGGTCGGCTCGCACTGTCCGCGGATGCAACAGGAGCGGCACGCGCATCTTGCTGCGCTTCTGAGGTTCCCGCTGCCGCGACACGGCGACGGAACTCACATTCCACGGCCGGACCATCAGTCCTGGAACACCGACCTCTTGTACCCGAGAATCTTCATGGCCTCGTCCTTCTTCTTTCCCCCCTCGAACTGACTCATATGGGCCGCCATTGCGGCCGGGTCCTGAACCTCGAGCAGATACTCGGCCATTTCCTCTTTCTTGACCGCTTCGCGGAACTCATTCTCGGTCAGCGGGGCCACCCCCTCCGCCAACGAATCCTTTCGCTCGATCCCGACGATGTCGTAGGGTGCGCCCTGCTTCGCGATCCAGCCGTGCTCGGAGCCGGTAGCGCCCTTCGCCAGGTACTTTCTCTTGATCCGGATGGTGAGCACGTATCCGAACCGGGCCTCCGACGCGAATTTGTTAGCTATTTCAGCATCCGTGGAAAATTCGATCAGGCTCGCGGTCTCCTCGTTACGGTGCTGACTCACGTATCCCTCGACGTGCTCACGCTCGGGCTTCGTAGCGTGCTCGTCAGGTTTCCGGACCATCTTCGGGAGGCTGACGAAGGAGCCGCGAATCACCTCCTTCTGGAGATGCTTCCTCTGCGTGGGCGTCACACCGCGCTTCAGAAGAACTTCCTGCTCGCTGTCTTCGGGCAGCGCCGCGATGTGGTCTTCGGCGCTGAGTTCCAGAGGCTGATCCTGCAGAGCGATCCGCCTCCCCGCCTGCGAGCCCTCCGACTGTTCCCCCGTTTCCATCATCCGCTGGACGGGTTCGTGCATCCGCTGGACGGGTTCGTGCGAGCCGTTCGCCGCGTCGCGCGGGACGGTGACGGAGGGGGCCGTCGTCTCACCCGCGGCGAAGGCGTGGCCGTCCTTCTCCGCCGCTCGTTCGGAGTCCTGCTTCGGGTCGGTGACGGTGACTCCGGCGCCGTTGCCGTG
It encodes:
- a CDS encoding DUF4157 domain-containing protein, with amino-acid sequence MGLARDENTTTGNGLAPRRPRASPAFAGTAVQRMLALQSRTGNKAVAEMLRRAGHPGAQDQHQHGLGCGHQSQEPPVQRSSDGATVARAEEEDGHVRGGARDAGPEGQAALLAAAMNSSSESLPSSVVAKAGAFYRNEGLASTRVHRGAVAQRATAALGAQAMTVGNHIFLSAGTVGDEKLIGHELSHVDKNLRGLPETGHGNGAGVTVTDPKQDSERAAEKDGHAFAAGETTAPSVTVPRDAANGSHEPVQRMHEPVQRMMETGEQSEGSQAGRRIALQDQPLELSAEDHIAALPEDSEQEVLLKRGVTPTQRKHLQKEVIRGSFVSLPKMVRKPDEHATKPEREHVEGYVSQHRNEETASLIEFSTDAEIANKFASEARFGYVLTIRIKRKYLAKGATGSEHGWIAKQGAPYDIVGIERKDSLAEGVAPLTENEFREAVKKEEMAEYLLEVQDPAAMAAHMSQFEGGKKKDEAMKILGYKRSVFQD